The proteins below are encoded in one region of Phaeodactylum tricornutum CCAP 1055/1 chromosome 3, complete sequence:
- a CDS encoding predicted protein: MKFNYKLKRLCGAYYGHPLTNETTGGTRWSGSNVVYDSSGDLLISSVSNRIQVLDLRTHTVRTLPVESRSNVRCLALSPDDAILIVVDVKNYALIVNFRRGIVLHRFQFKRKVRQVLFSPDGNYIAVTHGKQIQVWCAPSQLQKEFAPLVLHRTYTGQADDVMCLSWSSDCSVIAAGSRDCSVRIWSLHTTRNFEPVTLSGHKRAIVGVYLIGNHSGRVETCYSVSEDGTLVSWECKLKEGEWDVDHQNRETPPEDSTDDASFWSVKSRHYFHQDGADVSSVTYCERGQLLAVGFSSGLFGLYEMPSVSNIHTLSVGNNQLVKTCVLNKTGDWLALACPHSQQLFVWEWRSETYVLKQRGHAYGMRCMAYSPDGVIVCTGGDDGKLKLWNATSGFCYVTMEKSHTAPITAVAFANASVVLSSSLDGTVRAHDLYRYRTFKTFTTPTPVQFLSLAVDPSGEIVTAGSTDPFHIYAWNLQTGKLLDILTGHRGPVSDLSFQGNGGILVSGSWDGTVKLWDLYKGNVPTESLQHTADVVCVTFRPDSREVCTGTMGGILSFWDVDSAKLKFEIDGRRDIAGGRKINDRMTADNNASSRYFTSVCYSADGSCILAGGNSKYVCIYEVSQQMLLKKFQVTFNRSLDGVLDELNSKNLGPGGPIDDHADSGDDTMYNALQLPGARRGDDGSRSSRVEVLTLQVAFSSTGREWATISGEGLHVYSLDEDMIFDPISLTETITPAAVESKLSTGDYIMALRMALHLNEFALVKNVLESTPFDSIAHVVRSIGPEHLERVLQYVAKVMADSPHIEFYLHWCLELLRTHGIHMDRNRGNFMRAFRATHKCVQTKYDELRAICQENKYNLDFLQDHARLLLTHEESEKMKVEDYRE; encoded by the exons ATGAAATTTAACTACAAACTGAAACGTCTCTGTGGCGCATACTACGGCCATCCTTTGACTAACGAAACTACTGGAGGGACACGATGGAGTGGATCCAACGTTGTCTACGATTCCAGTGGTGACCTCCTTATATCCTCTGTTTCCAACCGCATCCAAGTTTTGGATTTGAGGACACACACAGTCCGTACATTGCCTGTCGAATCCCGATCGAATGTTCGCTGTCTCGCCCTTTCACCCGACGATGCTATTTTGATCGTCGTTGATGTCAAGAACTACGCACTCATTGTCAACTTTCGAAGAGGGATTGTTCTCCACCGATTTCAGTTCAAACGTAAGGTAAGGCAAGTTCTGTTCAGCCCAGATGGAAACTATATCGCAGTTACACACGGCAAACAGATTCAAGTTTGGTGCGCACCGTCGCAACTTCAAAAAGAGTTTGCCCCCCTTGTACTGCACCGCACATACACTGGACAGGCCGATGACGTTATGTGCCTGAGCTGGTCCTCAGATTGCTCCGTGATAGCAGCTGGTAGCAGGGACTGCTCCGTTCGAATTTGGAGCTTGCACACAACGCGAAATTTCGAACCCGTGACACTCTCTGGACACAAACGCGCGATAGTAGGCGTATACTTGATAGGGAACCATAGCGGCCGGGTGGAAACCTGTTACAGTGTGAGCGAAGACGGAACGCTTGTATCGTGGGAATGCAAATTGAAGGAAGGGGAATGGGATGTTGATCACCAGAATCGAGAAACACCCCCGGAGGATTCAACGGACGATGCA TCTTTTTGGTCTGTCAAGTCGAGACATTATTTCCACCAAGATGGTGCAGATGTTAGCTCTGTCACATACTGTGAACGTGGTCAGCTACTGGCGGTCGGATTTTCTTCGGGTCTCTTCGGGCTTTACGAAatgccttccgtttccaatATTCATACCCTTTCTGTTGGAAACAACCAACTAGTAAAAACGTGTGTCCTTAACAAGACCGGCGACTGGCTCGCTTTAGCCTGCCCTCATTCACAGCAATTGTTCGTTTGGGAATGGCGTTCCGAGACATACGTCTTGAAACAGCGAGGTCATGCGTACGGCATGCGATGCATGGCCTACTCGCCAGATGGTGTAATTGTTTGTACGGGAGGCGACGATGGCAAGCTTAAGCTATGGAATGCTACATCTGGATTTTGTTATGTGACAATGGAGAAAAGTCATACAGCCCCGATAACGGCCGTCGCATTTGCCAATGCTAGCGTTGTTCTGTCCTCCAGTTTGGATGGCACCGTTCGAGCCCATGATCTCTATCGATACCGCACTTTCAAGACTTTTACCACACCAACTCCCGTACAGTTCTTGAGTCTCGCAGTAGATCCAAGCGGTGAGATTGTAACTGCGGGTAGTACAGATCCTTTTCATATTTATGCTTGGAATCTCCAAACCGGTAAGCTTCTCGATATATTGACTGGTCATAGGGGACCGGTCTCGGATTTGTCTTTTCAAGGGAATGGCGGTATTCTAGTTAGCGGTTCTTGGGATGGTACTGTGAAACTCTGGGATCTTTACAAGGGGAATGTTCCAACTGAAAGTTTGCAACACACGGCAGATGTGGTATGCGTGACCTTTCGGCCGGACAGTAGAGAAGTGTGCACGGGTACAATGGGCGGTATTCTAAGTTTTTGGGATGTCGACAGTGCCAAGTTAAAATTTGAAATCGACGGTCGGAGAGACATAGCTGGTGGTCGTAAGATTAATGACCGAATGACAGCCGACAACAACGCTTCTTCTCGATATTTCACATCTGTTTGTTACTCAGCAGACGGATCCTGCATCCTTGCCGGGGGCAACTCCAAATATGTCTGCATCTACGAGGTCTCGCAGCAAATGCTATTGAAAAAATTTCAAGTCACTTTTAATCGAAGTTTGGACGGAGTTTTGGACGAG CTCAACTCCAAAAATCTGGGTCCCGGAGGACCGATTGATGATCACGCCGATTCGGGGGATGATACGATGTACAATGCCTTGCAATTGCCGGGTGCTCGTCGAGGTGACGATGGCTCGCGTAGTTCTAGGGTAGAAGTACTGACGCTACAAGTCGCGTTTTCATCTACTGGCCGAGAATGGGCCACTATTTCGGGAGAGGGGCTTCATGTCTACTCGTTGGACGAAGATATGATATTTGACCCGATCTCTCTCACCGAAACCATCACCCCCGCTGCGGTGGAATCTAAGCTAAGCACGGGAGACTACATCATGGCGCTGCGTATGGCCCTTCATTTGAATGAGTTTGCCCTTGTAAAGAACGTGCTAGAGTCGACACCGTTTGACTCGATTGCTCATGTTGTTCGATCCATCGGTCCTGAACATTTGGAACGAGTCCTGCAATATGTGGCAAAAGTGATGGCGGACTCTCCGCACATTGAGTTCTATCTGCATTGGTGCCTGGAACTGCTACGTACACACGGGATTCACATGGATAGGAATCGTGGCAATTTTATGCGAGCCTTCCGTGCAACGCACAAGTGTGTTCAAACGAAATATGACGAACTCCGGGCCATATGCCAAGAAAACAAGTATAATCTCGACTTCCTTCAAGATCACGCTCGTCTACTTCTCACTCATGAGGAAAGTGAGAAGATGAAGGTGGAAGACTATCGGGAGTAA
- a CDS encoding predicted protein, with protein MSDDRDVENIDVEDKVAQEAKSRKERPTGSIHFGDTDFDVAEEIGDATWNEVFQTCCCHSRNEWGMIAFGIFLVCFFLYFFLVGLELLGSGAKVMSGCTAGELFGDDTNPVAGLMIGILATVLLQSSSTTTSIIVSLVGSAISVRQGIYMIMGANIGTSVTNTIVAIGQMGDGDQLERAFAGATVHDMFNFMNVAVLLPVEVATGYLYYLTKAMVKNASTSDGETWDGPIKTLVNPIGNKIIISNKKIITAVAQGEGNCDVGGGFYPMNCTEETYSGCGKKFGLIGCDKDSGDCPAFFQSDATAKDDKVSGGVVFFIAIVILFTCLAGLVTVLQKMLLGMSTRIVYKATAINGYLAIVIGAGITMIVQSSSITTSALTPLVGMGALRLEQMYPLTLGANIGTTMTALMAALVTEGTGALQVALAHLFFNLTGTLLFYPVPFMRQIPLSAARRLGRLTRVWRGFPFVYIAVAFFLIPLLLLGLSSLFEDGSKGFTVLGTFLTILLALGILYAFYWFRFKEGKQKCADCMGEREKKRIVMRDLPSDMEFLKEKVRLLVEHTGLPEDEMADDGKKSDSDTPTDDNEVEA; from the exons ATG TCCGACGACCGCGACGTAGAAAACATCGATGTAGAAGACAAGGTCGCCCAGGAGGCTAAGTCTCGCAAAGAGCGCCCTACAGGATCCATTCATTTTGGTGACACGGACTTCGATGTTGCCGAGGAGATCGGCGACGCCACCTGGAACGAAGTTTTCCAAACCTGCTGCTGCCACAGTCGCAACGAGTGGGGTATGATTGCTTTTGGTAtttttcttgtttgtttcttcCTTTACTTCTTCCTCGTTGGTCTTGAGTTGCTCGGCTCTGGAGCCAAGGTCATGTCTGGTTGCACGGCTGGTGAGCTCTTTGGAGATGATACCAATCCTGTTGCGGGATTGATGATCGGTATTCTTGCAACCGTCCTTCTCCAATCTTCATCCACAACCACTTCGATCATCGTTTCGTTGGTTGGATCAGCCATTTCAGTCCGCCAGGGAATCTATATGATCATGGGAGCCAATATTGGGACCTCTGTCACAAACACGATTGTAGCCATAGGTCAGATGGGCGACGGCGATCAGTTGGAACGCGCCTTTGCCGGAGCAACTGTTCACGATATGTTCAATTTTATGAATGTTGCTGTCCTTTTACCTGTGGAAGTCGCCACCGGTTACCTTTACTATTTAACCAAGGCCATGGTCAAAAATGCAAGCACGTCCGACGGCGAAACTTGGGATGGTCCCATCAAGACACTTGTCAACCCCATCGGAAACAAGATCATTATTTCGAACAAGAAGATTATTACGGCTGTCGCGCAAGGCGAAGGAAACTGTGACGTCGGTGGTGGATTCTATCCCATGAACTGTACCGAGGAAACATACAGTGGATGCGGCAAGAAGTTTGGTCTCATTGGATGTGACAAGGACTCTGGTGATTGTCCAGCTTTCTTCCAGTCTGATGCTACGGCCAAAGACGACAAGGTCTCCGGTGGCGTGGTGTTCTTTATTGCCATCGTTATTCTTTTCACCTGTCTGGCTGGTCTTGTTACTGTGCTTCAGAAGATGCTTCTCGGTATGTCTACTCGTATCGTCTACAAAGCCACCGCTATCAACGGGTACTTGGCGATTGTGATTGGTGCCGGCATCACCATGATTGtccagtcttcttccattacTACTTCTGCGTTGACTCCTTTGGTTGGTATGGGTGCCCTCCGTCTCGAACAAATGTACCCATTGACGCTCGGAGCTAACATCGGTACTACTATGACTGCCCTCATGGCAGCTCTTGTTACTGAGGGCACCGGGGCGCTTCAGGTCGCCCTGGCGCATTTGTTTTTCAATTTGACGGGTACCTTGTTGTTTTACCCGGTACCATTCATGCGTCAAATTCCTCTTTCTGCCGCTCGCCGTCTCGGAAGACTCACTCGCGTTTGGCGTGGATTCCCTTTCGTATACATTGCCGTTGCGTTCTTCTTGATTCCTCTCCTTCTTCTCGGCCTCTCTtcgctttttgaagacgGTAGCAAGGGATTTACCGTCCTTGGAACTTTCCTTACTATCCTTTTGGCCCTCGGTATCCTGTACGCTTTTTACTGGTTCCGCTTTAAAGAAGGCAAACAGAAGTGTGCTGATTGCATGGGGGAACGCGAGAAAAAGCGTATTGTCATGCGTGACCTTCCATCCGACATGGAGTTTCTGAAGGAAAAAGTCCGTCTCTTGGTTGAGCACACCGGTCTTCCCGAGGATGAGATGGCGGATGACGGAAAGAAGAGCGATTCCGACACCCCtaccgacgacaacgaagtCGAGGCGTAA
- the CBP gene encoding calcium binding protein (Calcium Binding Protein, EF Hand Superfamily(2 EF hands/one putative S100 subdomain)) has protein sequence MFDMDGGGTIESHELRHVMTKLGEQPNDEELEDIVKAVDLNGDGAIDFEEFISMMRLRMDERNQDPEEDLREAFNMFDADGSGFIDRNEVRMLMKKLAQTLTDDEIDAIMEIVDVDGDGEISFEEFKNMMLS, from the exons ATGTTCGATATGGATGGCGGAG GAACAATTGAAAGTCACGAGCTGCGGCATGTTATGACTAAGCTTGGCGAACAGCCGAACGACGAAGAGCTTGAAGATATTGTCAAGGCTGTTGATTTGAACGGAGATGGAGCAATAGATTTCGAAGAATTTATCTCTATGATGCGACTAAGAATGGACGAGCGTAATCAAGATCCAGAAGAGGATCTTAGAGAGGCCTTCAATATGTTTGATGCCGATGGTAGTGGGTTCATTGACCGCAACGAAGTTCGCATGCTGATGAAGAAGCTAGCCCAGACTTTGACCGACGATGAAATTGATGCAATCATGGAAATTGTAGACGTTGATGGTGATGGAGAAATCTCCTTTGAGGAGTTCAAAAATATGATGCTATCTTGA
- a CDS encoding predicted protein, translated as MKSTGCVILVLARVASGFQPTSTAPTRRHTTSSRPHLPFLLPLSASDANEASLDSLTTNQIKMLRKEMNKREASNQLSQVFLSADESFGPFSLETVQSIVAELTEQELVEVRGISRDRKRAVKTTSERLALELGMESGKNVSIVQIKGHAATLYRPSEDASNAIQLRTTGKGNHWEKKAKAPRNDRGHIIVD; from the coding sequence ATGAAGAGTACAGGGTGCGTGATACTAGTGTTGGCGAGAGTCGCGAGCGGTTTTCAACCTACAAGCACGGCTCCAACTCGTCGTCACACCACTTCTTCCCGTCCGCATTTGCCTTTCCTGCTGCCACTTTCGGCAAGCGATGCCAACGAAGCGTCACTAGACTCGTTGACGACGAACCAAATCAAAATGCTACGCAAGGAAATGAACAAGAGGGAGGCATCCAACCAATTGTCACAGGTATTTCTGAGCGCCGACGAAAGTTTTGGACCGTTTTCTCTGGAGACCGTCCAGTCCATCGTTGCCGAACTCACGGAGCAAGAACTTGTGGAGGTACGGGGTATTAGTCGGGATAGGAAACGTGCAGTAAAGACCACCTCAGAGAGGTTGGCTTTAGAGTTGGGCATGGAAAGTGGCAAAAACGTCTCGATCGTACAGATTAAAGGACATGCTGCAACACTATATCGCCCGAGCGAGGACGCATCGAACGCAATTCAACTTCGTACTACGGGCAAAGGCAATCATTGggaaaagaaagcaaaagctcCCAGAAACGACCGTGGACATATTATAGTAGACTAG
- a CDS encoding predicted protein, whose protein sequence is MAGSTSIMPSPPRNPPTKTQQLWRCDVCHTASFASFQEACIHEDLCREEQTREGEEHQNHEPPTHANPKRHPFFGGVPKPRGASTTPAFVTAHKMKRKPSKANLSLPHKVVERAARKDVSLTTEVTPVRHSTPNPRTSSLDDGIGKRSHPPLDADMDSVGQIYDVKDYDTHVPTSKSRAKKTCKHKTECRLSPLVFGKTKEDSKILMAEQRQAEFQAKRRLKTLKDRERQLKRQRAADDATGSTASSHDPTAKQYTNERHPCNQQKNVVAHAARFPTPSHVIPADRKNSQSASDSKAPYSWLSLDALKQTRAAISQLQYAGCDRNMSENFVQTKHSENEAKLRLLPVDGNSFAGNFRPKDPIKLTLQAHLVPPLEPASNTDTSLWSDRYGIRRLPEDLCGASIENAALDLAKFVQEWKLERQKAHECRAENQRRFQKNVSRANKVVYKDDRDLWEDSDEEGPSLPSLCLITGPVGSGKTSLVHAVAQQHGCPILEINTTERRGASALRKTIEEATQSHSTMDLLHTHQANVFATAKKGPNTDCNDKSVNSMMRGSTLTVILIDEVDLLFEAQGDNGFWSALCDLQKRSKCPIILTSNRFPDCLNSPSFRFHHIVVDMPHPRECMSKLRRILENERFSLCRNTSDSSLEKMLLELAELCRSDMRRMCLELQLFASSDASSFLEAATAISIEPEETSFASLSSRSPKIDAIQPSCVPSDTFSFVTVTGKNFLSLVASPSLGNGGFPVGVKVGDQVCFSSRIMNDSTILSVVPPCRLPLCVGSCGMVEGCNNRSLESRYAPVVVYSLAELGCISTTFGHLIVDELTLGTISSLHTICNLEYCLPTPMKTEQNEDEGGGLEDEQHNITSIENVPSSLDCLMLPNTLPRVFEESKLPARLLKEGLDAWNLKYELSRAVENYRPVLPALEMEEASFDAEINSDSRLLEDLGSLSTPFLSGAVRGFGFDLTEAFPKYNNEKSKPPPEDRLFSLGWKEDAYFFGGSESYVILPSRVEKRRLLHYSLCSEEGVGLLTGFSAHHEDEHSAAGTGVDVFISEQENIVLFDQTQASFLALPSLLRTRMRTQLFKDKESHQCLYERKRKAYFDLTIDRLVKTVFTKNAGRFLFSRNLTGAMVDGIQDSALVLDYLPTLRCIALYENEVNYAHETDCYRQTTTSHGISRHTRRSKKRDMRNHLELLATESDSNFKGLTPKQLSDFLVASTLNFWPAP, encoded by the exons ATGGCTGGTAGTACATCGATCATGCCGTCTCCGCCGCGCAATCCTCCTACAAAAACGCAGCAACTTTGGCGCTGTGATGTCTGCCACACCGCCTCTTTCGCATCCTTTCAAGAAGCTTGCATTCATGAAGACCTCTGCCGTGAGGAACAAACGCGCGAGGGGGAAGAACATCAAAATCATGAACCCCCCACGCACGCCAACCCGAAACGCCACCCCTTCTTCGGCGGTGTACCGAAGCCTCGCGGGGCTAGCACTACGCCTGCTTTCGTCACAGCccacaaaatgaaaaggaaaCCCAGCAAAGCAAATTTGTCGTTACCTCACAAAGTTGTTGAGCGGGCAGCAAGAAAAGACGTTAGCTTGACTACAGAAGTGACACCCGTTCGCCATTCCACACCCAACCCCCGCACCTCCTCTCTCGATGACGGCATCGGGAAGCGTAGCCATCCACCACTTGACGCGGATATGGATTCCGTCGGTCAGATCTACGATGTCAAGGATTATGATACGCACGTACCTACTTCCAAATCTCGCGCTAAAAAGACTTGCAAGCACAAAACGGAATGTAGACTTTCACCATTGGTGTTTGGTAAGACTAAAGAAGACTCGAAGATATTGATGGCGGAACAGCGTCAGGCAGAATTTCAAGCCAAGCGGCGTCTCAAAACTCTAAAGGATCGGGAACGCCAGCTAAAACGTCAACGTGCAGCCGATGACGCCACCGGGTCGACCGCGTCCTCCCATGATCCGACAGCCAAGCAATACACAAACGAACGACATCCTTGTAACCAACAAAAGAATGTAGTTGCTCACGCGGCACGCTTTCCTACACCGTCGCACGTGATTCCAGCGGACAGGAAGAACTCGCAATCTGCTTCTGATTCGAAAGCTCCTTATTCTTGGTTGTCGCTGGATGCGCTGAAACAAACACGTGCGGCAATTTCTCAGCTTCAGTATGCCGGATGCGATAGAAACATGAGTGAAAATTTTGTGCAGACAAAGCATTCGGAAAATGAAGCCAAACTTCGGCTGTTACCGGTAGATGGAAACTCTTTTGCTGGAAACTTCAGGCCAAAAGATCCAATTAAGCTTACTTTACAAGCACATCTCGTCCCACCCCTTGAGCCTGCCAGCAACACGGACACATCTCTATGGAGCGACAGGTACGGTATTCGAAGGTTACCGGAAGATTTGTGTGGCGCCAGTATTGAAAATGCTGCTCTGGATCTGGCGAAGTTCGTCCAGGAGTGGAAACTGGAACGCCAAAAAGCTCACGAATGTCGCGCCGAAAACCAgcgtcgtttccaaaagaatgtATCTCGTGCCAACAAAGTTGTTTACAAGGACGACCGCGATCTTTGGGAGGATTCAGATGAAGAAGGACCGTCCTTACCGAGTTTGTGTTTGATAACGGGACCAGTTGGAAGCGGTAAAACGAGCTTGGTACATGCTGTTGCTCAGCAACACGGCTGTCCCATTTTGGAGATTAACACAACCGAAAGGAGAGGAGCGTCTGCCTTACGCAAAACCATTGAAGAGGCAACACAAAGCCACTCCACCATGGACTTGCTGCACACACACCAAGCCAATGTCTTTGCCACTGCGAAAAAGGGGCCAAATACCGATTGCAATGACAAGTCTGTCAACTCCATGATGAGGGGATCTACCCTGACGGTAATTCTTATAGACGAGGTCGACTTGCTGTTCGAGGCTCAAGGTGACAATGGATTTTGGTCAGCTTTATGTGATTTACAAAAACGGAGCAAGTGCCCTATCATTCTGACTTCCAATCGATTTCCGGATTGTCTCAATTCTCCTTCGTTTCGCTTCCATCATATTGTCGTAGATATGCCCCATCCTCGGGAATGCATGTCCAAACTACGCCGAATTCTCGAAAATGAACGTTTCTCGCTGTGCCGCAATACGTCGGACAGCAGCTTGGAGAAGATGCTTTTAGAGCTTGCTGAGCTCTGTCGATCAGATATGCGACGTATGTGTCTAGAACTGCAGCTATTTGCCTCCTCAGATGCTTCCTCCTTTCTCGAGGCGGCTACTGCCATCTCTATCGAGCCAGAGGAAACCTCATTTGCGTCCCTTTCTTCGCGCAGCCCCAAAATCGATGCTATTCAACCTAGTTGTGTTCCTTCTGATACTTTTTCATTCGTAACTGTGACAGGCAAAAACTTTTTATCTCTTGTTGCGTCTCCTTCGTTGGGCAATGGAGGCTTTCCAGTTGGCGTGAAAGTTGGCGACCAGGTGTGCTTTTCCTCGCGAATTATGAACGATTCTACTATCCTATCGGTTGTCCCACCATGTCGTCTACCACTATGTGTAGGCTCTTGCGGAATGGTGGAAGGCTGCAACAACCGGAGTCTTGAAAGTCGCTATGCTCCGGTTGTAGTCTATAGTCTTGCTGAACTTGGCTGTATATCAACCACTTTCGGCCACCTCATTGTCGATGAACTCACATTGGGGACAATATCTTCTCTGCATACAATTTGCAATCTTGAATATTGTTTACCAACTCCAATGAAAACAGAGCAAAATGAAGACGAAGGGGGCGGCCTGGAAGACGAGCAACATAATATTACATCCATCGAGAATGTACCTTCGAGCTTGGATTGCTTGATGCTTCCGAATACATTACCTAGAGTCTTTGAGGAGTCAAAGCTTCCGGCAAGGCTTTTGAAAGAGGGCCTAGACGCTTGGAATTTGAAATACGAGTTGTCGAGAGCAGTTGAAAATTACAGACCTGTTTTACCGGCGTtagaaatggaagaagcctcGTTTGATGCAGAAATTAATAGTGATTCAAGACTGTTGGAGGACCTTGGAAGCTTGAGCACTCCCTTTTTGTCTGGTGCAGTTCGTGGCTTTGGTTTTGACCTAACCGAAGCATTCCCAAAGTACAACAACGAAAAAAGCAAGCC GCCACCCGAAGACCGACTCTTTTCACTAGGTTGGAAGGAAGATGCGTACTTTTTTGGAGGTAGCGAGAGCTACGTGATCCTGCCGTCGCGGGTCGAAAAGCGACGACTCTTACATTATTCTCTATGCTCAGAGGAAGGAGTTGGTTTGCTTACTGGTTTCTCAGCTCATCACGAAGACGAACACAGCGCTGCAGGTACCGGCGTGGATGTTTTCATCTCGGAACAGGAGAACATTGTTTTATTTGACCAAACACAAGCATCCTTTCTTGCCCTTCCGAGTCTCCTCAGGACTCGAATGAGAACCCAGTTgttcaaagacaaagaaagcCATCAGTGTCTCTATGAGCGAAAACGGAAAGCGTATTTTGATTTGACAATCGATCGTCTTGTGAAAACTGTTTTTACAAAAAATGCTGGTAGATTTCTTTTCTCACGGAATCTGACCGGCGCTATGGTTGACGGCATACAGGACTCAGCACTTGTCCTAGACTATCTGCCAACGCTGAGATGCATTGCTCTGTACGAAAATGAAGTCAACTATGCTCATGAAACGGATTGTTACAGACAGACAACCACGTCCCATGGTATCTCCCGGCATACTAGGCGTTCCAAAAAAAGGGACATGCGGAATCATTTGGAGTTGTTAGCGACGGAATCCGATAGCAACTTCAAGGGGCTGACTCCAAAACAGCTCAGCGACTTTTTGGTTGCAAGTACGTTAAACTTTTGGCCGGCGCCGTAG